The Glycine soja cultivar W05 chromosome 8, ASM419377v2, whole genome shotgun sequence genome has a window encoding:
- the LOC114421030 gene encoding uncharacterized protein LOC114421030, giving the protein MMDIQEESSTTLGPLTAKSSRNMSSSSSAFFSANQSPFFSPRSSSCQLSESLRPDAPSDRIHSDAAAPSTISGIPEPKSIVNVGCSFSEVAASPAGCNAGDLQNLDRISSSVGISSSTVSGYCHPYDDGYSGLKEKRSKRGRNKRTSSTPGSRSLSSYRLKSCDVFIGLHGRKPPLIRFANWLRVELEIQGISCFISDRAGCRNSCKLGIAEKAMDVASFGIVIITRKSFKNPYTIEELQFFSGKKNLVPIYFDLSPADCLVRDIFEKRGELWEKHGGELWLLYGGLEQEWKDAVHGLSRVEEWKLEAHDGNWRDCILRAVTLLAMKLGRRGAAEHLTKWREKVKEEELPFTRNENFIGRKKELSQLEFMLFGDVTGDSRQDYIDLKARPKRRHLTIGRGKSSVLDERHMGNGTREEKTSVLWKESEKEIEMQSIEFSHGHHRSRIKCGGKYTRRKRGMKIVYGKGIACISGDSGIGKTELILEFAYRFHQRYKMVLWIGGESRHIRQNYLKLRSILEVDLSVENSLEKTRIKGFEEQEEAAVSGIRNELMRNIPYLVIIDNLESEKDWWDHKLVMDLLPRFGGETHIIISTCLPRVMNLEPLKVSYLSGVEAMSLMLGSGKDYPVAEVDALRTIEEKLGRLTLGLAIVSGILSEIPITPSRLLDTINRIPLKDMSWSGKEAHSFRQNTFLLQLFDVCFSIFDHSDSPRSLATRMVLVSGWFAPCAIPVSLLALAAQKIPEKQKGTCFWRKLLQSLTCGFTSSHTKKSELEASSLLLRFNIARSSTKQGHIYFNDIIKQYARKREVTGSAQAMVQAVISQGSISENIEHLWAACFLLFAFGHNPPAVELEVSEFLYLVKKVVLPLAIHTFITYSRCTAAIELLHLCTNALEAADQAFVTPVDKWFDKSLCWRSIQTNAQLNPCLWQELALCRATVLETRGKLMLRGAQFDIGDDLIRKAVYIRTSICGEDHPDTISARETLSKLTRLIANVQIRAST; this is encoded by the coding sequence ATGATGGATATTCAAGAAGAGAGCTCCACCACACTTGGACCCTTGACAGCAAAGAGTTCAAGGAACATGTCATCCTCGTCTTCAGCCTTTTTTTCAGCCAATCAGTCACCCTTCTTCtctccaagatcatcatcaTGTCAGTTATCAGAGTCTTTGCGACCCGATGCTCCCAGTGACAGAATTCATTCAGATGCTGCTGCCCCCAGCACCATTTCAGGGATTCCAGAACCAAAGTCTATTGTGAATGTTGGATGCTCCTTCTCTGAGGTGGCTGCATCTCCAGCTGGCTGTAATGCAGGTGATTTGCAGAACCTTGATCGCATATCTTCCTCAGTCGGCATCTCTAGTAGCACTGTGTCTGGTTATTGCCATCCTTATGATGATGGTTATTCTGGGCtgaaagagaagagaagcaAGAGAGGCAGAAACAAAAGAACATCATCAACACCAGGTTCTAGATCACTTTCTTCTTATAGACTAAAGAGTTGTGATGTCTTTATAGGACTACATGGTCGTAAACCTCCTCTAATAAGATTTGCCAATTGGTTGCGTGTCGAGTTAGAAATTCAAGGCATAAGTTGTTTTATATCAGATAGGGCTGGATGTAGAAACTCTTGCAAGCTTGGCATTGCAGAGAAAGCTATGGATGTTGCTTCTTTTGGGATAGTAATTATAACAAGGAAGTCTTTCAAGAACCCATACACAATTGAGGAGCTGCAGTTTTTCTCTGGCAAGAAGAACTTGGTCCCTATATACTTTGATTTGAGTCCAGCCGATTGTCTTGTGAGGGATATATTTGAGAAGAGGGGTGAGCTGTGGGAAAAACATGGAGGGGAGCTTTGGCTTTTGTATGGAGGGTTGGAGCAGGAGTGGAAAGATGCTGTTCATGGCCTCTCACGTGTTGAAGAATGGAAGTTGGAAGCTCATGATGGAAACTGGAGAGATTGCATACTGAGGGCTGTAACATTATTAGCAATGAAGTTAGGCAGAAGAGGTGCGGCTGAGCATTTGACAAAATGGAGGGAGAAAGTGAAAGAAGAAGAGCTGCCTTTCACTCGTAATGAGAACTTCATTGGTAGGAAGAAAGAGCTTTCTCAACTGGAGTTTATGCTTTTTGGTGATGTTACTGGAGATTCAAGGCAAGACTATATCGATCTTAAGGCCAGACCGAAACGAAGGCATTTGACTATTGGTCGGGGAAAGAGTAGTGTGCTAGATGAGAGACATATGGGAAATGGAACTAGGGAGGAAAAAACATCAGTTCTATGGAAGGAGtcagaaaaagaaattgaaatgcaaAGTATTGAGTTTTCTCACGGGCACCACCGATCAAGGATCAAGTGTGGTGGAAAGTATACTAGGAGGAAAAGAGGAATGAAGATTGTGTATGGGAAAGGGATTGCCTGCATATCAGGAGATTCAGGAATTGGTAAAACAGAACTTATTCTTGAGTTTGCTTACAGATTTCACCAGAGATACAAGATGGTTTTATGGATAGGAGGGGAGAGTAGGCATATAAGGCAAAACTATCTAAAACTCAGGTCCATTTTAGAAGTTGATTTGAGTGTTgagaatagtttggaaaaaacTAGGATAAAAGGGTttgaagaacaagaagaagcaGCCGTTTCTGGAATTCGCAACGAGCTAATGAGAAACATTCCGTATCTTGTGATCATTGATAACTTGGAAAGCGAAAAGGATTGGTGGGATCACAAACTTGTGATGGATCTCCTCCCTCGTTTTGGTGGAGAGACCCATATAATTATATCAACATGCCTTCCTCGTGTCATGAACTTGGAACCTCTAAAAGTTTCATACTTATCTGGAGTTGAAGCAATGTCTCTAATGCTAGGAAGTGGCAAGGACTATCCAGTTGCAGAGGTTGATGCTCTGAGAACTATTGAGGAGAAGCTTGGGAGGTTAACTTTGGGCCTTGCCATTGTTAGTGGAATTTTGTCTGAGATACCTATAACCCCAAGCAGGCTCTTAGATACCATAAACAGAATACCCTTGAAGGACATGTCATGGAGTGGTAAAGAAGCTCACTCATTCAGGCAGAACACTTTCCTGCTGCAACTCTTTGATGTTTGTTtctcaatatttgatcattcaGACAGCCCGAGGAGCTTGGCAACCAGAATGGTACTGGTAAGTGGATGGTTTGCACCTTGTGCAATTCCAGTTTCCTTATTGGCACTTGCTGCTCAGAAGATACCAGAAAAGCAAAAGGGGACTTGTTTCTGGAGAAAATTACTGCAATCCTTAACATGTGGGTTCACATCCTCACACACCAAAAAATCAGAATTAGAAGCATCTTCCCTACTGCTAAGATTCAACATTGCAAGGAGTAGTACTAAGCAAGGACATATCTATTTCAATGACATCATCAAACAATATGCTCGGAAAAGAGAAGTTACCGGATCTGCACAAGCAATGGTTCAAGCTGTTATCAGTCAAGGGTCAATATCTGAAAACATAGAGCATTTATGGGCTGCATGTTTTCTGCTATTTGCATTTGGTCATAATCCTCCGGCTGTTGAACTCGAGGTTTCTGAGTTCTTATATCTTGTTAAAAAAGTGGTTCTGCCTCTTGCAATTCACACTTTCATCACGTACTCTAGATGCACTGCTGCTATAGAGCTTCTGCACCTTTGCACCAATGCCTTGGAAGCTGCAGACCAAGCATTTGTTACCCCAGTTGACAAGTGGTTTGACAAATCCCTTTGCTGGAGGTCCATCCAGACTAATGCTCAGTTGAATCCTTGCCTTTGGCAAGAGTTGGCTTTGTGTAGAGCTACTGTGCTCGAGACTAGGGGCAAACTAATGCTAAGAGGTGCACAATTTGACATAGGGGATGATCTAATCAGGAAGGCCGTTTATATCAGGACTTCAATTTGTGGTGAAGATCATCCCGATACCATATCTGCTCGTGAAACATTAAGCAAACTCACCAGACTAATTGCAAATGTCCAAATTCGTGCTTCTACATAG